From the Flavimarina sp. Hel_I_48 genome, one window contains:
- a CDS encoding arginine decarboxylase — MNTKYIDLIDQTFYFPQEDFKLEDNHLQFHDIDLMALVEKYGSPLKFSYLPSISNNIARAKKWFADAMEKHDYKGNYNYCYCTKSSHFKHVLDEALKNNIHIETSSAFDIDIVNSLKKSGKITNDTFVVCNGFKRNGYIKNIADLINNGHRNCIPVIDNHEEVELLTNEIKGDYKIGIRIASEEEPKFEFYTSRLGIGYKNIIPFYEDQIKNNDNVELKMLHFFINTGIRDTAYYWNELNKCLKVYTRLKKVCPSLDSLNIGGGFPIKNSLAFNFDYAYMVDEIINQIKITCKSEEVPVPNIFTEFGSFTVGESGGALYEILYQKQQNDREKWNMINSSFITTLPDSWAISKRFVMLPLNRWDDEYERVLLGGLTCDSDDYYNSEQHSNAIYLPRYRKDKPLYIGFFNTGAYQETIGGYGGLQHCLIPQPKHILINKDENGNITTELFNEQQKAADLLKILGYEHN, encoded by the coding sequence ATGAACACGAAGTACATTGATCTCATAGATCAGACCTTTTACTTTCCACAGGAAGATTTCAAATTAGAGGACAACCATTTACAGTTTCATGACATCGACCTGATGGCGCTGGTAGAAAAGTATGGCTCTCCTTTAAAATTCAGTTACCTTCCAAGTATCTCAAACAATATAGCGCGTGCAAAAAAATGGTTTGCGGATGCTATGGAAAAGCATGATTATAAGGGGAATTACAATTATTGTTACTGTACAAAAAGCTCTCATTTTAAGCACGTTCTTGATGAGGCCCTTAAAAACAATATTCATATTGAGACCTCTTCAGCCTTTGATATTGATATTGTAAACAGTTTAAAGAAAAGTGGTAAAATCACAAATGATACTTTTGTGGTCTGTAATGGTTTTAAGCGCAATGGTTATATTAAAAATATTGCAGACCTTATAAATAATGGTCACCGCAATTGCATCCCTGTGATTGATAATCATGAAGAGGTAGAACTTCTCACAAATGAGATTAAAGGGGATTATAAAATAGGGATTCGTATCGCTTCGGAAGAAGAACCCAAGTTTGAATTCTATACCTCAAGATTAGGTATTGGGTATAAAAATATCATTCCATTTTATGAAGATCAGATCAAAAATAATGACAATGTTGAGCTTAAAATGCTTCATTTCTTCATAAATACAGGTATCCGTGACACGGCATATTACTGGAACGAACTTAATAAATGTTTAAAAGTTTATACAAGGCTCAAAAAAGTCTGTCCGTCATTAGATAGCCTTAATATAGGCGGCGGTTTTCCCATAAAAAATTCACTGGCCTTTAATTTTGATTATGCCTATATGGTAGATGAGATCATCAACCAGATCAAAATTACCTGTAAAAGTGAGGAAGTACCTGTGCCTAATATCTTTACGGAATTCGGGAGTTTTACCGTAGGTGAAAGTGGGGGTGCTTTGTACGAGATACTTTATCAAAAGCAGCAAAACGACCGCGAAAAGTGGAACATGATCAATTCCTCATTTATCACTACTCTACCAGACAGTTGGGCAATTAGCAAACGTTTTGTGATGTTGCCGCTCAACCGGTGGGATGATGAGTATGAACGCGTGTTACTGGGCGGCCTTACGTGCGACAGTGACGACTATTACAACAGTGAGCAGCACAGTAATGCTATTTACCTGCCCAGATACAGAAAAGACAAGCCTTTATATATAGGTTTTTTCAATACGGGCGCCTATCAGGAAACCATAGGCGGCTATGGCGGCTTACAACACTGCCTGATCCCACAACCTAAGCACATTCTTATCAATAAGGATGAAAATGGTAACATAACCACAGAATTGTTTAACGAGCAACAAAAAGCAGCCGATTTGCTTAAAATATTAGGCTATGAGCACAACTAA